Proteins co-encoded in one Cytophaga hutchinsonii ATCC 33406 genomic window:
- a CDS encoding polysaccharide deacetylase family protein — protein sequence MSLYFNHSGWLFSQFFKGAEWRLKSGKDEAKTIYLTFDDGPVPTATPFVLELLKKYDIKATFFCVGDNIKKYPELYKRILQEGHRTANHTYNHLKGWKHADDYYFANIMACEAMMEKLEEDMDLPQTWKTERLFRPPYGKMKTAQCDYLQTIYRIIMWDVITGDFDKLRGAEKCLQTAIKDSRDGSIVIFHDSMKALENLDYALPKYIESSLRNGYQFKTL from the coding sequence ATGAGTTTGTATTTTAATCATTCGGGTTGGCTATTTTCACAGTTTTTTAAGGGAGCTGAATGGCGTTTGAAAAGCGGTAAGGATGAAGCTAAAACGATTTACCTTACGTTTGATGATGGGCCGGTACCCACGGCTACACCTTTTGTACTGGAGCTGCTTAAAAAATATGATATCAAAGCGACGTTTTTTTGTGTGGGTGATAATATTAAAAAGTATCCCGAATTATATAAACGCATTTTACAGGAAGGACATCGTACGGCAAACCACACCTATAATCATTTAAAAGGATGGAAGCATGCAGACGATTATTATTTTGCAAACATTATGGCATGCGAAGCTATGATGGAAAAGCTGGAAGAAGATATGGATCTGCCGCAGACCTGGAAAACAGAGCGTCTTTTCAGACCACCATACGGGAAAATGAAAACCGCTCAATGTGATTATTTACAGACCATTTACCGGATCATCATGTGGGATGTGATTACGGGTGATTTTGATAAACTCCGCGGCGCTGAAAAATGCCTGCAGACCGCAATCAAAGATTCCAGAGACGGTTCTATTGTAATTTTTCACGACAGCATGAAAGCTCTGGAGAATCTCGATTATGCCTTGCCTAAATACATTGAATCATCCTTACGCAACGGGTACCAGTTTAAAACGTTATGA
- a CDS encoding oligosaccharide flippase family protein has protein sequence MGKLYKNIALAILLNLTIKPINLLLENSVQNSIGHEQYGLFAALNALAFLFIVLLDLGVNQFLTKKFAAETGYAPDAFSTYFSFKFVLAAIYPFFMVAVGYLIGYHTDEIILLFLISLSYSFYQLLMYIRAKFQASQRFTIDSLASVSDKTFLIIGTLILFTWGITLSNYIELRVVVMLLSLLVFVIPAIKLYTPESFSFQWNLRAWKDIVKQTYPFALITVLFSLHDKIDQVMIERMLGEHASGLYAGAYRWMDAFMMFLWIILPMFFARFAFFKNNPADLSKIISMSQIVSGIPMIFISCFVWFYGEQLFFLLGNSTPAEIAEMTSCLKILFGAVFIHAFFAAFGTLLSATGGEYFINKMLIGSIVINVVLNVILLPWLGISGAAVATVISNIFISGSYVYFILRHKHAALDYSITVKLLLLAAITLVSFYTAHHFELVWWLASTTTGILVLFFSLALNLHKSIHTF, from the coding sequence ATAGGAAAATTATATAAAAATATTGCGCTAGCTATACTTTTGAATCTAACGATCAAGCCTATAAACTTATTGTTAGAGAATAGTGTCCAGAATAGTATCGGTCATGAGCAGTATGGTTTATTCGCAGCGTTAAATGCGCTGGCATTTCTTTTTATCGTTTTACTGGATCTGGGGGTCAATCAATTTCTTACTAAAAAGTTCGCCGCAGAGACCGGTTATGCACCCGATGCATTTTCCACCTATTTCTCTTTTAAATTTGTATTAGCCGCAATCTATCCGTTTTTTATGGTTGCTGTAGGGTATCTGATTGGGTATCATACAGATGAAATAATCCTGTTGTTTTTAATCAGCCTGTCGTATAGTTTCTACCAGCTGCTTATGTACATACGCGCCAAGTTTCAGGCGTCGCAACGGTTTACGATTGACTCTCTTGCGTCCGTTTCAGATAAAACTTTTTTAATAATCGGAACGCTAATTCTGTTTACCTGGGGAATAACACTAAGCAATTATATTGAGCTGCGTGTAGTGGTTATGTTGCTGAGTTTATTGGTGTTTGTGATCCCGGCCATTAAATTATATACCCCTGAATCATTTTCGTTTCAATGGAACTTGCGTGCCTGGAAAGATATTGTTAAGCAGACATATCCGTTTGCATTGATTACGGTGCTGTTTTCATTGCACGATAAAATTGATCAGGTAATGATTGAACGTATGCTCGGCGAGCACGCATCAGGCTTATATGCAGGCGCCTACCGCTGGATGGATGCGTTTATGATGTTCTTATGGATTATTTTACCCATGTTTTTTGCCCGTTTTGCGTTCTTCAAAAATAATCCGGCTGATCTGTCAAAGATCATCAGCATGTCTCAAATCGTGAGCGGTATACCAATGATCTTTATTTCCTGTTTTGTGTGGTTCTATGGGGAACAGCTATTCTTTTTATTAGGCAACAGTACCCCGGCAGAGATTGCAGAAATGACAAGCTGTTTAAAGATTCTTTTTGGCGCGGTCTTTATTCATGCTTTTTTTGCAGCATTCGGAACATTATTATCGGCAACAGGCGGAGAATATTTTATAAATAAAATGCTTATTGGAAGTATTGTGATCAATGTGGTATTGAATGTGATTCTGCTTCCCTGGTTAGGCATTTCCGGGGCAGCTGTAGCTACTGTAATCAGTAATATTTTTATTTCCGGCAGTTATGTCTATTTTATCCTGCGACACAAACATGCCGCACTGGATTATTCCATAACCGTGAAACTGCTTTTGCTGGCAGCAATTACATTGGTAAGTTTTTACACGGCGCATCATTTTGAACTTGTATGGTGGCTCGCCTCAACAACGACAGGCATTCTGGTGCTCTTTTTCAGCCTGGCACTTAACCTGCATAAATCGATACATACGTTTTAA
- a CDS encoding O-antigen ligase family protein produces the protein MSVKKYIKNYQIVGEQYRVILLFTFCSLIGLSQDSIGIALLPVALLISAFIFSYPAAGLYITAALLPFSRNIGFDFIGVTVNTPLEPLLLVVAGTTLFNFMFNGIDKAMLFHPLTKLVIVFISLIFVSCCFSTEPLISFRIAAQTIIYIIASYFGILYFSQSDPKLPYHFLLTSLFSFSVLALINFIRHSTFGFSRTVAWNIPNPYYTDHTIYSTMAAFMIPLAFTAMLWYYKKSLWKFNVFTCLFLLSSSALILSYSRAAMMGVAGALCLFIVWRYKIRWSYIGIAALIVAVYIFSARDQFYMQMKRNNADSKTKKTSVEDQFKSITNMNTDVSNMERLNRWSSAIRMIKDKPFLGFGYGMYQHKYFPYQKANEMTYISIHNSQPKYKSGTGGTTHSEYLLISSENGIITGVVYIALLVMSLYTVSKLVNTLTPADVNYYIVIGLGMSITTYLVHSFFNNFLDTSKICTIFFGMLACLVTIDLSNKTTYTTVQQ, from the coding sequence TTGAGCGTAAAAAAATATATTAAAAACTACCAGATCGTTGGGGAGCAATACCGGGTAATCCTTCTTTTTACTTTTTGCAGTCTGATCGGACTTTCGCAGGATAGTATAGGAATTGCACTGCTGCCGGTTGCATTATTAATAAGCGCTTTTATATTCAGTTACCCTGCAGCAGGTTTATATATCACAGCAGCGCTACTACCCTTTTCCAGAAATATCGGGTTTGATTTTATTGGCGTAACGGTTAATACACCTTTAGAACCATTGTTATTAGTTGTTGCAGGTACTACGCTGTTCAACTTCATGTTTAATGGTATAGATAAGGCAATGCTTTTCCATCCGTTAACTAAACTTGTTATAGTGTTTATCAGCTTGATTTTTGTGAGCTGCTGTTTTTCAACCGAACCGTTAATTTCATTCCGGATTGCGGCACAAACAATTATATACATTATTGCGTCTTATTTTGGGATTCTGTACTTCAGCCAATCAGACCCAAAACTTCCCTATCACTTTTTACTGACTAGTTTATTTTCATTTTCTGTATTGGCGTTAATTAATTTTATCAGACACAGTACCTTCGGTTTTTCACGTACCGTAGCATGGAACATTCCTAATCCGTATTATACCGATCATACAATTTATTCTACTATGGCAGCCTTTATGATTCCGCTTGCCTTTACCGCCATGCTGTGGTATTATAAAAAATCGTTGTGGAAATTCAATGTATTTACCTGCTTGTTTTTATTAAGCTCTTCTGCATTGATCTTATCTTACAGCCGTGCTGCCATGATGGGCGTAGCAGGCGCGTTGTGTTTATTTATCGTTTGGCGGTATAAGATCAGATGGAGCTATATCGGCATTGCCGCACTTATAGTAGCAGTATACATATTCTCTGCACGGGATCAGTTTTACATGCAGATGAAAAGAAACAATGCAGATTCAAAAACTAAAAAAACAAGTGTTGAGGACCAGTTCAAATCAATCACCAACATGAATACGGATGTTTCTAATATGGAACGCCTCAATCGCTGGAGTTCGGCCATCCGTATGATTAAAGACAAACCTTTTCTGGGTTTTGGTTACGGCATGTACCAACATAAGTATTTTCCCTATCAAAAAGCTAATGAAATGACGTATATTAGTATCCACAATTCACAACCTAAATATAAAAGCGGAACCGGTGGAACAACCCACTCTGAGTATTTATTAATATCCTCAGAAAATGGTATCATTACAGGTGTGGTTTATATAGCGTTATTAGTAATGAGCCTGTATACCGTTTCAAAATTGGTGAATACCCTGACACCTGCTGATGTTAATTATTATATCGTGATAGGATTAGGCATGAGTATTACAACCTATCTGGTGCATAGTTTCTTTAATAATTTTCTTGATACATCTAAGATATGTACTATCTTCTTCGGAATGCTGGCCTGCTTGGTAACAATTGATCTTTCAAATAAAACAACTTATACTACCGTACAACAATGA
- a CDS encoding PP2C family protein-serine/threonine phosphatase, protein MVEKSTTTQTHELLVKDLKLSSLLEITQAINANLPESSLYKIFQFTLLANLSVGKLALYVKDDAWVCKANVGTALDYTNVPLSEELQHITAITVLDLAVSEPFSDFDLVIPVIHKNNVLAYVFLKKKADKGEIDQAFIQTFTNIILVAIENKKFARRELQQEAFKKEMQIAREVQSHLFPKDLPETSKISLKAFYLPHQTIGGDYYDYIDIDEDRSLVCIADVSGKGVPAAILMSNVQAALRTMLRYTSDLKKIVFQLNELILLHTKGNRFVTMFICILDFTKKEIAYINAGHNSIPLIQKDQVILLDKGCTILGMFDRLPLIEETILKLQDENHLFLYTDGLSECMNEKDDEFGLERILPMIQIEASKNQTEMIESIVKATVDFKGTKAYNDDITVLSCRIQA, encoded by the coding sequence ATGGTAGAGAAGTCAACAACTACGCAGACACACGAATTACTTGTAAAAGATTTAAAGTTATCGTCTTTGCTTGAGATTACGCAGGCAATCAATGCGAATTTGCCTGAATCGTCTTTATATAAAATTTTTCAGTTTACCTTATTAGCAAATTTAAGTGTCGGCAAACTGGCGTTATATGTTAAAGATGATGCCTGGGTTTGTAAAGCAAATGTTGGTACCGCGCTTGATTACACGAACGTTCCTTTATCTGAAGAACTTCAACACATTACAGCCATTACAGTACTTGACCTTGCTGTATCTGAACCGTTTTCTGATTTTGATCTGGTAATTCCGGTTATTCATAAAAACAATGTGCTCGCATATGTGTTTTTAAAGAAAAAAGCAGATAAGGGAGAGATCGATCAGGCCTTTATTCAAACGTTTACAAACATTATTCTTGTAGCAATTGAGAATAAAAAGTTTGCACGAAGGGAATTACAGCAGGAAGCATTTAAAAAAGAGATGCAGATTGCGCGCGAAGTACAAAGTCATCTGTTCCCGAAAGATTTACCTGAAACAAGTAAAATTTCCTTAAAAGCATTTTATTTACCGCATCAGACCATTGGCGGTGATTATTACGATTACATCGATATAGATGAAGACCGCTCGCTGGTATGTATTGCAGATGTAAGTGGTAAAGGCGTTCCTGCCGCTATTCTCATGTCCAATGTACAGGCGGCGTTGCGCACGATGTTGCGTTATACAAGTGATCTTAAAAAGATTGTTTTTCAATTGAATGAATTAATTCTGCTGCATACAAAAGGCAATCGGTTTGTAACCATGTTTATTTGTATTCTTGATTTTACTAAAAAAGAAATAGCGTATATCAATGCCGGTCATAACTCGATTCCGTTGATTCAGAAAGATCAGGTAATCTTGCTGGATAAGGGCTGTACAATTCTTGGTATGTTTGACCGCTTACCTTTGATTGAAGAAACGATATTAAAACTACAGGATGAAAATCATTTGTTTTTGTATACGGATGGTTTATCTGAATGTATGAATGAAAAAGATGATGAATTTGGTTTAGAGCGTATTCTGCCTATGATTCAGATTGAAGCCTCAAAAAATCAGACCGAGATGATTGAATCCATTGTAAAAGCAACGGTAGATTTTAAAGGTACAAAAGCCTACAACGATGATATAACAGTCCTGAGCTGCCGTATTCAGGCGTAA
- a CDS encoding ABC transporter permease, which produces MESKDVHSPSYYIKKRLYNNKPAMFGLFFIIVAHIIAILGYSIMPDNTPNADDGANLIKKQAPGFSAKFIKKHKNRVVEDVNFFTMMIEGRENPYTIEPVDSFYFKGDSIYYREFNERVWERELTLSYIDVWYAGPTYKLFKDSSANHRLTADSSFYVDANEVVHGFSKKSLNETFLKKNVESRTYMLGTDKRGRDMLSRLLFGTRISLSIGFISVIISLVVGITFGAIGGFFGGLVDRTLMWFLTVTWSIPGIMLVIAISLALQSKGIWVAFVAVGLTMWVEVARVVRGQILAIKEKQFVEAARALGIGSWRIIFYHILPNIVGPMIVIATSNFASAILIESGLSFLGLGVQPPMPSWGMMVSEGYQSNWSDGGWYLVFFPSICISMLVLAFNLFGNGLRDAYDPQTATKW; this is translated from the coding sequence GTGGAAAGCAAAGACGTACATTCTCCCTCATACTATATAAAAAAACGGCTGTATAATAATAAACCAGCAATGTTTGGGTTGTTTTTTATTATCGTAGCACATATTATAGCCATACTGGGTTATTCTATCATGCCCGATAATACACCTAATGCAGATGATGGTGCAAATCTTATCAAGAAACAGGCTCCGGGTTTTTCAGCTAAATTTATAAAGAAGCATAAAAACAGAGTGGTAGAGGACGTCAACTTTTTTACCATGATGATTGAGGGGCGGGAAAATCCCTATACGATTGAACCTGTTGATTCTTTTTATTTCAAAGGAGATTCCATTTACTACAGAGAATTTAACGAGCGTGTCTGGGAAAGAGAACTTACATTAAGTTATATCGATGTATGGTATGCAGGCCCAACGTATAAATTATTTAAAGATTCATCTGCCAATCATAGATTAACAGCGGATTCTTCTTTTTATGTTGATGCCAATGAAGTTGTTCATGGCTTCTCTAAAAAAAGTCTCAATGAAACATTTCTAAAAAAGAATGTTGAGTCGCGTACCTACATGTTAGGCACAGATAAACGCGGCAGAGATATGCTTAGCCGGTTACTGTTCGGTACACGGATATCCTTATCTATTGGTTTTATATCTGTAATCATTTCATTGGTTGTAGGGATCACATTTGGTGCTATCGGCGGTTTTTTCGGCGGCCTGGTTGATCGTACGCTGATGTGGTTTTTAACGGTTACGTGGTCCATTCCGGGTATCATGCTGGTAATCGCAATCAGCCTTGCCCTACAAAGCAAAGGTATCTGGGTAGCCTTTGTGGCAGTTGGTTTAACCATGTGGGTTGAGGTGGCGCGTGTTGTACGTGGTCAGATCCTGGCTATCAAAGAAAAACAATTTGTTGAAGCAGCCAGAGCCTTAGGGATCGGAAGCTGGAGAATTATTTTCTATCATATTCTTCCCAACATTGTGGGGCCGATGATTGTTATTGCTACATCCAATTTTGCTTCCGCAATCCTGATTGAGTCTGGTTTAAGTTTCCTTGGTTTAGGTGTACAGCCGCCAATGCCTTCCTGGGGTATGATGGTTAGCGAAGGCTATCAATCGAACTGGAGTGATGGTGGCTGGTATCTGGTGTTCTTCCCAAGTATTTGTATCAGTATGCTGGTATTAGCCTTTAATTTATTCGGTAATGGTTTAAGGGATGCGTATGATCCCCAAACAGCAACAAAATGGTAG
- a CDS encoding glycosyltransferase family 2 protein, protein MAIYIGICCLLYILFGVCLLIGWQRIQEYDIDPSYMPDTSVAVILPVRNEIDKIESVLHDLLIQEYPQELFTVYLVDDASTDGTTQVLQNWAMRYPDRFRMVCIQPAYAGWKGKKKQIASALAQSASALILTTDADCRHLPAWIKTMVYTQLKTQASFVSGPVRMQGEYTFWNKFQWIEFASLVGSGASAIGLQVPLMCNGANILYTREAYNAVGGFEGNTAVASGDDEFLMHKLVAARGAGSVVFCKQQHAVVSTGSATSWQEFRNQRKRWASKWEHYALWYVQAVAIWIFVFHFTLLVCSALALIFVTAWYWAVAMWATKIIFDYFYLKSVARFLSIDFKKSTFMYAVLIYPAYVIYFGLMARFGTYTWKERIEKHS, encoded by the coding sequence ATGGCTATATACATCGGCATCTGTTGTTTGCTTTATATACTTTTCGGCGTGTGTCTGCTGATCGGCTGGCAACGCATACAAGAATATGACATAGATCCTTCTTATATGCCGGATACTTCTGTAGCAGTGATTCTGCCTGTACGGAATGAGATTGACAAAATTGAATCTGTATTACATGATCTGCTGATACAGGAATATCCCCAGGAATTGTTTACCGTCTATCTGGTTGATGACGCATCAACAGATGGTACAACGCAAGTACTGCAGAACTGGGCGATGCGTTATCCGGATCGTTTTAGAATGGTTTGCATACAGCCGGCGTATGCCGGCTGGAAAGGTAAAAAGAAACAGATCGCCTCTGCTCTTGCACAATCTGCTTCGGCATTGATCCTCACAACAGATGCTGATTGCAGGCATTTGCCGGCATGGATAAAAACAATGGTTTATACGCAGCTAAAAACACAGGCATCTTTTGTTTCCGGACCTGTTCGCATGCAGGGTGAATATACTTTTTGGAATAAATTTCAATGGATTGAATTTGCAAGTCTGGTTGGAAGCGGAGCCAGTGCAATCGGATTACAGGTGCCGCTTATGTGCAACGGTGCAAATATACTGTATACACGGGAAGCCTATAATGCTGTTGGTGGTTTTGAAGGAAATACAGCAGTAGCGAGTGGAGACGATGAATTTTTAATGCATAAACTTGTTGCTGCCAGAGGTGCCGGATCTGTTGTTTTTTGCAAGCAACAGCATGCTGTTGTATCGACCGGTTCCGCAACATCGTGGCAGGAATTCAGGAACCAGAGAAAACGCTGGGCCAGCAAATGGGAGCATTATGCGCTCTGGTACGTGCAGGCAGTAGCTATATGGATTTTTGTATTTCATTTTACATTATTGGTATGCAGTGCGTTAGCGCTCATTTTTGTAACAGCCTGGTATTGGGCCGTTGCAATGTGGGCAACTAAAATCATTTTTGACTATTTCTATTTAAAGTCTGTTGCCAGATTTTTGTCAATAGATTTTAAAAAGAGTACATTTATGTATGCAGTTCTGATCTATCCGGCCTATGTAATTTATTTTGGATTGATGGCCCGTTTTGGAACATATACATGGAAAGAACGTATTGAAAAGCATTCATGA
- a CDS encoding lysylphosphatidylglycerol synthase transmembrane domain-containing protein, with amino-acid sequence MKKINPSGIFSAGIKIAVFLFSIGVIYTVLLEKKHWLELFAQTFFKENGLYVFAAMLAAMFANISVEAIKWKRLVKSITVIPFSTSLMAVYSGIVAGIITPHGIGDYVGRVLFIHSEKRFESIGSVLFSRVAQLCITCITGVAAVIYFYFFIEEDAHMLLALAVACVTLVLICVAWNYRAWLLDKMKHVPLLKNIEKWFEQLRMYNNLLFAETLGLSAFRYLIFLSQFVCLLMYFGVDLPIEILITGSVFTFFVKSVIPSFLDIGVRELAAVFFFSAYHIADEKVLLASLSLWFFNLLIPAVIGLFCMFKIEYRKRT; translated from the coding sequence GTGAAAAAAATCAATCCTTCCGGAATCTTTTCTGCAGGTATAAAAATTGCCGTTTTCCTTTTTTCAATAGGTGTTATTTATACTGTGTTGCTGGAGAAAAAGCATTGGCTTGAACTGTTTGCACAAACATTTTTTAAAGAAAACGGACTATATGTTTTTGCAGCCATGCTTGCAGCCATGTTTGCTAATATTTCGGTAGAAGCAATTAAGTGGAAACGGCTGGTAAAATCCATTACTGTAATACCTTTTTCAACGTCTTTAATGGCGGTGTATAGCGGTATTGTAGCGGGTATAATCACACCGCATGGCATTGGGGATTATGTTGGAAGAGTATTATTTATACATTCTGAAAAACGGTTTGAAAGTATCGGGTCTGTATTATTCAGCCGGGTGGCACAACTGTGCATTACCTGTATTACCGGCGTTGCGGCAGTGATCTATTTTTATTTTTTTATAGAAGAAGATGCACATATGTTACTTGCATTGGCTGTTGCATGTGTCACCTTGGTATTGATTTGTGTGGCATGGAACTATCGTGCCTGGCTGCTCGATAAAATGAAGCATGTTCCGTTATTAAAAAATATCGAAAAATGGTTTGAACAGCTGCGCATGTATAATAATCTGCTGTTTGCAGAAACACTGGGCTTGTCAGCGTTTCGGTATCTTATTTTCCTATCTCAGTTTGTTTGCCTGCTGATGTATTTTGGTGTTGATCTGCCCATTGAAATTCTTATAACAGGATCGGTATTTACATTTTTTGTCAAGTCTGTGATCCCATCTTTTCTGGATATTGGGGTGCGGGAGCTTGCTGCCGTTTTTTTCTTTTCTGCCTATCATATTGCAGATGAAAAAGTATTGCTGGCAAGTTTAAGTCTGTGGTTTTTTAATCTGCTGATTCCTGCGGTTATAGGTTTGTTCTGTATGTTTAAAATAGAATATAGAAAACGGACGTAG
- the ruvC gene encoding crossover junction endodeoxyribonuclease RuvC, whose amino-acid sequence MVNKNSPKTIDRIILGVDPGTNVMGYGLIAIKGTQLTLIQFGVIHLSKYTDHAIKLSKIFERISLLIEEYHPDEMAIEAPFFGSNVQSMLKLGRAQGVAIAAAISKQVPIFEYAPKKIKQSVTGSGNASKEQVAAMLSKILFFQEIPKLLDATDALGVAVCHYFQKGDVKKSKGGWNNFIKENPDKVKTVPAKISKKKTD is encoded by the coding sequence ATGGTCAACAAAAATTCTCCCAAAACAATTGATCGGATCATTCTCGGTGTAGACCCCGGAACGAATGTGATGGGTTATGGACTTATTGCTATTAAAGGAACTCAATTGACATTGATTCAATTTGGTGTTATTCATTTGAGCAAATACACGGACCATGCAATAAAGTTAAGTAAAATCTTTGAGAGGATAAGCCTTCTGATCGAAGAGTATCATCCCGATGAAATGGCCATTGAAGCTCCTTTCTTCGGCTCAAATGTGCAATCCATGTTAAAGCTTGGGCGTGCACAGGGTGTAGCAATTGCCGCAGCTATTTCAAAGCAGGTTCCTATTTTTGAATATGCACCAAAAAAAATAAAACAATCGGTAACCGGCAGCGGAAATGCTTCAAAAGAGCAGGTAGCAGCCATGCTTTCTAAAATTTTATTTTTTCAGGAGATCCCTAAATTGCTTGATGCAACGGATGCCCTCGGCGTTGCCGTATGCCATTACTTCCAAAAGGGTGATGTTAAAAAAAGTAAAGGCGGATGGAATAATTTCATTAAAGAGAATCCCGACAAAGTAAAAACTGTACCTGCCAAAATAAGTAAAAAAAAAACTGACTAA